CAATTTTACTGACACTGACGCTACAGCCTTATATCGTTATGTACAAACACAAGGTTATCAGGAAGAAGCCGCAGCAGGGCAATTCCTCTATGGTAACTATGGCATGACTGCACCAGGACCAATTTGGAACCAATGGTTCAAACCCATAAAAAATGCAGCAAATACATCCGTCTTGGCACTTCCTGATAAACTATTAGCGCTATGGGAAGGTGGCAATCCCTACGCGCTTGATTTGAAAACGCTACAAACTTGGGGAAGCGACGATTTAGGTGGATTGCAAGATAACTTACCCTATTCTGCTCACCCTAAAATTGACGCTCAAACTGGCGAGATCTTTAACTTTGGAATTACTCCTGGCTTGAATGCGACACTGAACCTTTATAAAAGCGACGCCACGGGCAGAATTTTGCAACGCGCAGCATTTCCCCTCAAAGGCGTTCCACTCGTGCATGATTTCGTTTTAGCAGGCGAGTATCTGGTGTTTTTTATCCCTCCAGTGCGGCTCAACGCCTTACCAATTCTTATCGGCTGGAGTAATTTTAGCGATTCCTTAGAATGGCAACCGCAACTTGGGACAGAGTTTTTAGTATTCGACCGCAATCTCGCACTAGTTTGTCGAGGCGAAACAGAACCTTGGTATCAATGGCATTTTGCGAATGGCTACGTAGACGATCGCGGTAATATCATCGTTGACGTTGTCCGCTATGAAGATTTTCAAACAAATCAATATCTCAAAGAAGTTGCTACTGGGGAAACGCATACTGTTGCAAAAAGTGCACTGTGGAAAATACGTCTCGATCCCCGCGCGAGTAAAGTGACAGCGAGTGAAAATATCTTAGACCGTCATTGTGAATTTCCGGTCATTCCTCCACACGTCGTTGGTAAAGAACCACAGCAAATTTATCTTTCTGTACATCGTCCGGGTGTTGATGCGCGCAAAGAATTGTTTGGGGCGATCGCGCGTTTTGACTATCAAACTCAAACGTTCGCGATCGCTGACTGTGGTGAAAACCGCTATCCTACTGAACCTATTTTTGCTTTCGATCCTGAAAATCCAGATCGAGGTTGGGTTGTGACTGTTGTCTATGATGGTAATACTGATAGTAGTGAAGTTTGGATATTTGGCGATCGCTTAACAGAACCCCCAATTTGCCGTCTAGGACTACCTAGTGTAGTTCCAATGGGATTTCACGGTACGTGGAAACCAGCATAGAATTGAATTTAGACAGCGAATAAAT
This region of Chroococcidiopsis sp. TS-821 genomic DNA includes:
- a CDS encoding carotenoid oxygenase family protein, producing the protein MYVKGEPATRTWAKAIAQPAKEFPLTTLPILAGKIPANLRGTLYRNGPARLERGTTRVGHWFDGDGAILAVNFTDTDATALYRYVQTQGYQEEAAAGQFLYGNYGMTAPGPIWNQWFKPIKNAANTSVLALPDKLLALWEGGNPYALDLKTLQTWGSDDLGGLQDNLPYSAHPKIDAQTGEIFNFGITPGLNATLNLYKSDATGRILQRAAFPLKGVPLVHDFVLAGEYLVFFIPPVRLNALPILIGWSNFSDSLEWQPQLGTEFLVFDRNLALVCRGETEPWYQWHFANGYVDDRGNIIVDVVRYEDFQTNQYLKEVATGETHTVAKSALWKIRLDPRASKVTASENILDRHCEFPVIPPHVVGKEPQQIYLSVHRPGVDARKELFGAIARFDYQTQTFAIADCGENRYPTEPIFAFDPENPDRGWVVTVVYDGNTDSSEVWIFGDRLTEPPICRLGLPSVVPMGFHGTWKPA